Proteins encoded together in one Nostoc sp. PCC 7524 window:
- a CDS encoding CPXCG motif-containing cysteine-rich protein gives MQNTAEFYCAYCGEPNLTFIDLSAGGQQSYVEDCQVCCRPNILYIRVDEDTLEIEIDTEYEG, from the coding sequence ATGCAAAACACAGCTGAGTTTTATTGCGCCTACTGCGGTGAACCCAACTTAACCTTTATTGACTTAAGTGCTGGGGGACAACAGTCTTACGTTGAAGATTGCCAAGTTTGCTGTCGTCCCAATATCTTATATATTCGAGTGGATGAAGACACCCTAGAAATTGAAATTGATACCGAATACGAAGGCTAG
- a CDS encoding Jag family protein, translated as MSNIPMQRGQQWLKSLLELTGISAEIRGSLETLDAPEEDSPEIDSYWLTIDETTLTSEQIHILIGADGSVLDAIQYLANSTLNINQPQEGQASYTVELNGYRVKRQAEIQAIAETAAEQVRSTGQEVEIKSLSSAERRLVHTFFQKLGDLETFSRGKEPHRHLVVRPAIVDEL; from the coding sequence ATGAGCAATATTCCCATGCAGCGAGGTCAGCAGTGGCTAAAATCACTGCTGGAACTCACTGGGATATCAGCTGAGATTCGAGGTAGTTTAGAAACTCTCGATGCTCCAGAAGAAGATTCCCCAGAAATAGATAGTTACTGGTTGACAATAGACGAAACCACCTTGACTTCAGAACAAATTCATATTTTGATTGGTGCTGATGGGTCTGTGTTGGATGCAATTCAGTATTTGGCTAATTCGACGCTCAACATCAACCAACCCCAGGAAGGACAAGCTTCCTACACAGTCGAATTGAACGGTTATCGAGTCAAAAGACAGGCTGAAATTCAAGCCATAGCAGAAACTGCCGCCGAGCAAGTGCGTTCCACAGGTCAAGAAGTGGAAATCAAATCTTTAAGTTCTGCGGAACGGCGTTTGGTACATACTTTCTTCCAAAAGCTTGGGGATTTAGAAACCTTCAGTCGCGGGAAGGAACCTCATCGTCATTTGGTTGTTCGTCCGGCGATAGTTGATGAACTATGA
- the rnpA gene encoding ribonuclease P protein component — MALPKAHRLKSRQDFQAVFREGTRRYSSHFTLRALRPSPSKASSGDTAPKIPPAINLQNLTSTKIAISISTKVSKKAVVRNRIKRQIAAALHKLLPKITPGWRLVVIVKPTAAESKCVSQQFLQELEQLLAQAEVLNGHS, encoded by the coding sequence GTGGCATTGCCCAAAGCACATCGATTAAAGTCCCGCCAAGATTTTCAGGCAGTTTTCCGGGAAGGAACTCGGCGTTATAGCTCCCATTTCACATTGAGAGCTTTAAGACCGTCACCTTCCAAAGCATCTTCTGGGGACACTGCCCCTAAAATCCCACCAGCGATTAACCTGCAAAATCTCACTAGCACGAAAATTGCTATTTCCATTAGCACCAAAGTCAGCAAAAAGGCAGTGGTGCGTAACCGCATTAAACGCCAAATTGCAGCAGCATTGCATAAATTATTACCAAAAATCACTCCAGGATGGAGATTGGTAGTGATCGTCAAACCAACAGCAGCAGAATCTAAGTGCGTAAGCCAACAATTTCTGCAAGAATTAGAGCAGTTGTTGGCACAAGCTGAGGTATTAAATGGGCATTCGTGA
- a CDS encoding YceD family protein produces MDAIFIPQLTKAPERTEEVQVKEFLPGLETLTPVRGHVRVQHHGNYLDVSAQAEAIITCTCNRCLQNYNHRLVVNTQEVIWLDETANQEQDLPLEREVAIEDLVETLSPNGYFYPSEWLYEQMCLELPQRQLCDLNCPGILSSAGENTEKPVDNRWAGLEALKKQLPG; encoded by the coding sequence ATGGACGCAATTTTTATTCCGCAGCTAACTAAGGCCCCGGAGCGTACCGAGGAAGTTCAAGTTAAAGAATTTCTGCCTGGTCTAGAAACACTGACACCAGTTCGTGGTCACGTCCGCGTGCAGCATCATGGTAATTATCTGGATGTGTCAGCACAGGCAGAAGCCATTATTACTTGTACCTGTAATCGCTGCTTACAAAATTACAATCACCGTTTGGTGGTGAATACTCAAGAAGTTATCTGGTTAGATGAGACTGCTAATCAAGAGCAAGACTTGCCGCTAGAACGGGAAGTGGCTATAGAAGATTTGGTGGAAACTTTGTCACCCAATGGTTATTTTTATCCAAGTGAATGGCTATATGAGCAGATGTGTTTGGAATTGCCTCAGCGTCAGTTGTGTGATTTAAATTGTCCAGGTATTCTTAGTAGTGCTGGTGAGAATACAGAGAAACCTGTTGATAACCGTTGGGCGGGGTTAGAGGCACTGAAAAAGCAACTTCCAGGATAG
- the yidC gene encoding membrane protein insertase YidC, with amino-acid sequence MDFGIGFLSNNVMLPIIDLFYGIVPSYGLAIVALTLIIRFALYPLSAGSIRNMRRMRIVQPLMQKRMAEVKERYKDDPQKQQEEMMNVQKEFGNPLAGCLPLLLQMPVLLALFATLRGSPFAGVNYSVNLQIFPAEQIERIQPQAFATPPQNVYIADGEHLKVTAILPGGSKLAVGEQTKIEYQTLEGKPFPVLLAEHPETKLTPEWKITKGEDRIKIDAEGNIEALQPGDVTIQGTIPGLAADKGFLFIDALGRVGAVDPDGTVHWDIVAMIVFFGISLYVSQILSGQNSSGGNPQQDTVNKITPVIFSGMFLFFPLPAGVLMYMVIGNVFQTLQTYILSREPLPEELQKIVETQEKQVVAEQKTLPFEPKSSKKKTTG; translated from the coding sequence ATGGATTTTGGTATCGGGTTTCTCTCAAACAACGTCATGCTGCCAATCATAGACTTGTTCTATGGTATTGTGCCTAGCTATGGATTGGCGATCGTTGCCTTGACATTGATAATCCGCTTCGCGCTCTACCCCCTGAGTGCTGGTTCAATTCGCAATATGCGGCGGATGCGAATTGTGCAACCTCTGATGCAAAAGCGGATGGCAGAAGTTAAAGAACGTTATAAGGACGACCCGCAAAAGCAGCAGGAAGAGATGATGAACGTGCAGAAGGAATTCGGCAACCCCTTGGCGGGATGTTTGCCCCTCCTGCTGCAAATGCCAGTGCTGTTGGCACTGTTTGCCACCTTGCGGGGTTCGCCGTTTGCTGGAGTTAACTATTCCGTTAACCTCCAAATCTTCCCCGCCGAACAAATCGAACGAATTCAACCCCAAGCCTTCGCTACTCCTCCTCAGAATGTTTACATTGCTGATGGGGAACATCTCAAAGTCACTGCAATTCTCCCTGGTGGTAGCAAATTGGCAGTCGGGGAACAAACCAAGATTGAATATCAAACCCTGGAAGGTAAGCCTTTCCCAGTTCTACTGGCAGAACATCCAGAAACTAAGCTCACCCCTGAATGGAAAATTACTAAAGGGGAAGATAGGATCAAAATTGATGCAGAAGGCAATATAGAAGCCTTACAGCCAGGCGATGTCACAATTCAGGGTACAATCCCTGGCTTGGCAGCAGATAAAGGATTCCTGTTTATTGATGCCTTGGGCAGAGTGGGAGCAGTAGACCCAGATGGTACAGTCCACTGGGATATTGTCGCCATGATTGTCTTTTTTGGGATCAGCCTTTATGTCAGCCAAATTCTTTCCGGGCAGAACTCCAGTGGCGGCAACCCACAACAAGATACAGTCAACAAAATCACCCCTGTCATCTTTTCTGGGATGTTCTTGTTCTTTCCCTTGCCAGCCGGGGTGTTGATGTATATGGTGATTGGGAATGTTTTTCAAACCTTGCAAACTTATATCCTCTCCCGTGAACCTTTACCAGAAGAACTACAAAAAATTGTAGAAACTCAGGAAAAACAAGTAGTGGCAGAACAAAAAACATTACCTTTCGAGCCAAAAAGTTCCAAGAAAAAGACCACAGGTTAA
- a CDS encoding SRPBCC family protein produces the protein MLHFQHSSVINAPVEVVWQFHERPDILQLLTPPWQPVRVVRREGGLAVGATTEFRLFLGPLPLTWLARHTECEKYHWFTDIQISGPFESWIHRHEFVAEGNKTKLTDNVSYVMPGGETVEFVSGWLIQVQLEAMFRYRHFVTKRECESKS, from the coding sequence ATGCTACACTTTCAACATTCCTCCGTCATTAACGCGCCAGTGGAAGTAGTTTGGCAATTCCACGAAAGACCAGATATTTTACAGCTATTAACTCCACCTTGGCAACCTGTGCGGGTAGTTCGCCGCGAGGGAGGATTAGCAGTAGGTGCGACTACGGAGTTTAGACTGTTTCTTGGCCCTTTACCTCTAACTTGGTTGGCGCGTCACACTGAATGTGAAAAGTATCATTGGTTTACTGATATCCAGATATCGGGGCCTTTTGAATCTTGGATACATCGCCATGAATTTGTAGCAGAAGGGAATAAAACCAAGCTGACTGACAATGTTTCGTACGTTATGCCTGGAGGGGAAACTGTAGAATTTGTTAGCGGTTGGTTAATACAAGTGCAATTAGAAGCAATGTTTCGCTACCGTCATTTTGTGACTAAGCGCGAGTGTGAGTCAAAATCATAA
- the rpmH gene encoding 50S ribosomal protein L34 — translation MQRTLGGTNRKRKRTSGFRARMRTPDGRNVIRARRKKGRHRLSV, via the coding sequence ATGCAGAGAACTTTGGGTGGAACTAACCGCAAGAGAAAAAGAACCTCTGGCTTTCGTGCCAGAATGCGGACACCAGACGGTAGAAACGTTATTAGAGCAAGAAGGAAGAAAGGACGGCATCGTCTGAGTGTCTAG
- a CDS encoding DUF2808 domain-containing protein, which yields MRRLLSVLALTGCVLTGVPAMVLAQGGQGLVLFSGVKREHQLPFRFDFGGQARGIDRYTLRIPADKMKLAVAQFAVTYPNYYKGSFDPQQIEVRVKGKKVPLSEVKWNQESGLIEIFPEEPVPAATGVELVFSNVRNPAFGGTYYFNCQVLSPGEVPLLRYIGSWILTIS from the coding sequence ATGCGGCGTTTACTTTCCGTTTTAGCTTTAACTGGTTGTGTACTCACTGGGGTACCAGCTATGGTATTGGCACAGGGCGGTCAGGGATTAGTATTATTTAGTGGCGTTAAAAGGGAACACCAACTGCCCTTCCGGTTTGATTTTGGTGGGCAGGCTAGGGGTATAGATAGATATACACTACGTATTCCTGCTGACAAGATGAAATTGGCAGTTGCCCAATTTGCTGTCACCTATCCTAACTACTACAAAGGCAGTTTTGACCCTCAACAGATTGAAGTCAGAGTTAAAGGTAAGAAAGTACCCCTATCTGAAGTCAAATGGAATCAAGAAAGCGGTTTAATTGAAATTTTCCCCGAAGAACCAGTACCAGCAGCTACCGGAGTAGAGCTAGTTTTCTCTAATGTGAGAAATCCAGCCTTTGGTGGCACGTATTATTTCAACTGCCAAGTTCTCTCTCCAGGAGAAGTCCCATTACTGCGTTACATTGGGTCTTGGATTTTGACTATTAGTTAA
- a CDS encoding PH domain-containing protein yields the protein MGIREEIYYEGGPHIGDLILNILIGFTVVGIPLTVGAVVRALWLRYRITDRRISVMGGWMGRDRTDVIYSEIVKIVKVPRGLGIWGDMVVTLRNGSRLEMRAVPNFRQVYDYINEKVAARNPQYTAK from the coding sequence ATGGGCATTCGTGAAGAAATTTATTATGAAGGCGGCCCCCACATTGGGGATTTGATTTTAAATATCCTGATTGGCTTCACTGTTGTAGGTATACCACTGACAGTTGGTGCAGTAGTCAGAGCTTTGTGGTTGCGTTACCGCATTACCGATCGCAGAATATCTGTAATGGGTGGTTGGATGGGACGCGATCGCACTGACGTAATTTACTCAGAAATTGTCAAAATTGTCAAAGTTCCTCGTGGTCTAGGTATTTGGGGAGATATGGTAGTTACTCTCAGAAATGGTAGTCGTTTGGAAATGCGAGCAGTGCCGAATTTCCGCCAAGTTTATGACTACATCAATGAAAAAGTTGCTGCTAGAAATCCGCAATATACAGCTAAGTAG